agaatgtgtaaagaatgggccagactattctatgcATGTACCAACAAAGATGAAATGAGCGGTAgtcaaagagagggatccaatatagtactggccagtcaagggacccagtacctctctagcagtagtatctcaacgggaggctggtggctggttgcaaacactacaagaaactatcgagcttgattgggATTCGAACCCAGATCCggcgatcgccagacagggacgttttcaataggattTCATTTTACATTGTGAGATGATCGCTTCCTTCAGACGAGACAAAGGTAAATTTTAGGATCTTGGGATCAAGTTGTTCTCTTATCAGTTTTCCACCGGTGATCTTTCTTTGTAAAGATGTTCAATTGTTCAAAAAATATACATTCTGTCTGAAATCATTCTACTATATAAACAATAATGTGTAcctatatatacttttttcaatcTATACAGTGCAGTCTACCTGTCATGAACACCAACTTAAATTAAATTATGTTTAAAAAGATAATAAAGGCaacaaaatatatttgatattataagtataagtatatcaTAAGTATAAGCAtattaaaagtataaatatattataagtatTGACAAAGGTTGCTAGGCATCAACGATTCCAattagaataaaagtaaaaatagtaaTTATCATCAACTATCTTATTAATGATAGCTCAGTCACTCTTAAAATTCTCATAGTGCTAATTCAAATATTGTTTTTCTAAGAGTTAAAACAGAGTACTTATTCGAGAAGTTAAACATCCAAATATGAAGAGACTATAGGATGATGGAAAAAACAAACAATAGACAATttctaacatatatataaaataattttaggaataacaacttaattatataaaaaagacatgTTCTAATAAGTACTACATATTATGTAACAAAAATATTGAAACGAAAAGGATCTCGAGAGGTTTTGATTTCCATCGTCAAGTCCAGGGCCGACTCGCACAACAATGGTCTCTAATCATGTTTAATGAAGGTACAGTCGGACCACGGAATTCATGgcccacctcgctctgaggaagtgcaccctgttatGCTGTCAGTGACAAAACAGCAAGTGTAAGAAGATGGCAAAGGTAAAGTTCAAGGATAAACAATGAAACTTGCCACACACAAAGCTTGTGACAAGCTGCACTTCCTGCGtcaaacttaacctaacctaacttaaactATAGGGTGTTTTTTGTTTACGCTCCGAAACGATATTCAAAGTCTATAGAGTTAGTACTGGCCGTTTGAACCTATTTATTTCTATAATTAGAGAAAGAGAGTAAATACAAGCTGTAATTCTTATAAAATGCATTTGACTGTTAATAGATTAACCTTTATTTCCTTTGGATTCACCTTGCATTAAATTCATTCTACCTTTCACTTCCTATGAACGTTTAAATATCAAGGATGCCAAAATAAGGAGATGAGTATGAATTTAGGAAGCAGAGCAAAGACGGATCACAAGTGCTAGAAAAGActatacaaataagaaaataaggttCTAAAATGGGTTTTACAAAATTAAAATCACACTCAATCACGAACtaaaactctctcctctctctctctctctcctctctctctctctctctctctctctcctctctctctctctctctctctctctctctcatctaaaacgattcgcttctctctctctctctaatctaaaacgattcgcttctctctctctctctctctctcgttctcttctctctctctctctctctctctctctctctctctctatatatatatatatatatctcattaaccTAAAACGAttcccttcttctctctctctctcctctctctctctctcctctctctctctctctctctctctctctctctcaagaatgccAAAATCGTGATCCGATTGCCCTCATATCTCCACCATTACCAGGGACTTCAACGCACACGGAGCATCCTAAAGAGGACAGGGGTTGATCATTGGACGTCTCTAAGACATCCAGAGCCTATTGTGGCGTGGCGCAATGCCAATGACATTTAAGAGGATTACTTATTAGTGGACAATGTagtataataataactttaaagacTGCCAGATAGGGTCTTTtgaaaaggatgatgatgatgatgtcgaagACGATACAGAAGTTCAAACTTCGttacaaatgtttttgtgttgaacaggttgacgtaacgtaagtctcgtttcataatatatatatatatatatatatatatatatatatatatatatatatatgtgtgtgtgtgtgtgcgtgtgtgtgagttctACAGGATTGGACGTTGTTATtaaacttaaaatatcttatatttttaattacttcgtatatatattttatgtcatCATAATTTCCTTACCCCATAGGGCTatattccccgttggagcccttggggttaataataataataataataataataataataataataataataataataaaaacatacagtgaggaaagtgatggattcctaaggaagctggatgtaacccggaacccctcactataaaccaccagtctctggagACTGattaaaaagcaataataataataataataataataataataataataataataataatagtaacacgtTGGGAACGAAACGTAATGTTCTTTAAGgaaatcaataacaacaacaacaacaacaacaacaacaacaacaataataataataataataataataataataataatgcctgctAATGAATCAGCTTGATTAAACTTAGCACTTTTCAGACTGAGATCAAACCTGAAGACAAATTTCTTTCTACGAAAAGGATGAAATTATTAATTAAATGAAGGAAGGCGGAAGACTACAAAGTGTGTTGAGCTAAGAGCCCGAAGGAACGTTGCCATTAACCAAAAGACCCTTAAGAACTACAGGGTGGAAAaaggagaagcagcagcaaaaGATGCGACCGATATTGCCCTGAAATTCAAAAGATTTAACTTTATGAATGGAAGAACCTTGTTACGTTGGAGAGAAGAAATTACTTTTGTAGCTTACTCAATCTTGCTGTAActctaataaataaaagataatgaaacactATTTGATTTAGATATCTTAAAATTTCAGTCATTTGTTTTTCCAAATCCATCTTAATCTTTCCGTTTTCAATTAGCAGATTCTCAAGATTGTACGTCAAATATATAAGTCACAAATTTATGTTCGTCAAATGTCCTTTTCATTGCATTCTTATCATATATCATTTCTATTACGCTCAAGTTACTCGAAGTGATTATTTCCTTATAACTACAGTACATTTACATTGTAACTAATTATTTCAATAAGGTGCAAGCTAAATCGTTTTCTTTCTTAAATACCTTAAACTGAAATCAACTATTACTTCaattaaattaattttcctttgataAACAAAAACTCCCTCGAGATTCAACTCTTCGTGTAACAAAGTATATCCAAGgtattcccctgttggagcccttgggcttatagcatcttgcttttccaactagggttgtaccttggcaattagtaataataatatgattcttTACGTTTAATTAACTTCGTCTAAGTTTATTGTTCAAATCTAAATAATCCGATTAATTCTATCTCCATTTTCATGGATCCACCTCAGaaccttatggcatcttgcttttccaactagggttgtaccttggcaattagtaataataatatgattcttTACGTTTAATTAACTTCGTCTAAGTTTATTGTTCAAATCTAAATAATCCGATTAATTCTATCTCCCTTTTCATGGATCCACCTCAGAACCCAGTCTATTCTCCGGCAATCCAATTCTCCCCATCAAAGAGAAATAAAAGCGAGACAAATATTTCAGGACTCGACCTAGGTCACAATATTGTCAACAGGATGGCAACTAAATCCTCTCTTCCAGTATATTCCAAAAAGCCTTTCTAACTGGATAGCGATCAGGGGACCAAAAGGTGAAGAGGAATGTGTGAGAGGAGGAAGAGTTAGGTGAAGGGAGTAATGGAAGAGGATATGGAAGGAAACAGATGGAGTATGATGGAGGAGTTTGAGAGTGAATTGGGGGCATTTGGAGTAATAGATGAGGTTGAGGAATGCATGAGGTATGATGGAGGAGAaggagggtgaagtgatgtttggaggAAACAGATAGAGTATGATGGAGGAGCTTAAGGGTGAATTGGGGGCATTTGGAGTAATAGATGAGGTTGAGGAATGGATGAGGTATGATGGAGGAGAtggagggtgaagtgatgtttggaggAATGGAGGAGGTATGATGGAGGAGTTGAAGGGTGAAGTGGAGGCGTTTGGAGGAATAGACGAGGTTGAGGAATGGATGAAGTATGATGGAGTTGGAGGGTGAAGTGAAGGCGTTTGGAGGATTGAATGAAGTATGGTGGAGGAGTTGGAGGGTGAAGTGGAGATGTTTGGAGGAATGGATGAGGTTAAGGAATGAATGAGGTATGATAGGAGAGTTGGAGCGTGAAGTGATGTTTGGAGGAATGGATGAGGTATGATGGAGGAGTTGGAGGGTGAAGTGGAGGCGATTGGAGGAATGGACGAGGTTAAAGAATGGATGAGGTATGATAGAGGAGTGGGAGCGTGAAGTGATGTTTGGAGGAATGGATGAGGTATGATGGAGGAGTTGGAGGGTGAAGTGGAGGCGATTGGAGGAATGGGCGAGGTTAAAGAATGAATGAGGTATGATAGAGGAGTTGGAGAGTGAAGTGGAGATTTTGGGAAGAATGGATGAGGTATAATGGAAGAGTTGGAGAGTGAAGTGCAGGATTTAAAGGACAcggggcactgatcaatgaacaactgttcaaggtggcacataaatatattagaaaaggtagggcccaagggagaacctattgccataccatcaaccaccatgaaaagttgttcattgatcagtgccctgtgtcctttaaacccctattttaagacgttatgtcgatgatac
The DNA window shown above is from Palaemon carinicauda isolate YSFRI2023 chromosome 29, ASM3689809v2, whole genome shotgun sequence and carries:
- the LOC137622556 gene encoding uncharacterized protein, with translation MCHLEQLFIDQCPVSFKSCTSLSNSSIIPHPFFPKSPLHSPTPLSYLIHSLTSPIPPIASTSPSNSSIIPHPFLQTSLHAPTPLSYLIHSLTSSIPPIASTSPSNSSIIPHPFLQTSLHAPTLLSYLIHSLTSSIPPNISTSPSNSSTILHSILQTPSLHPPTPSYFIHSSTSSIPPNASTSPFNSSIIPPPFLQTSLHPPSPPSYLIHSSTSSITPNAPNSPLSSSIILYLFPPNITSPSFSSIIPHAFLNLIYYSKCPQFTLKLLHHTPSVSFHILFHYSLHLTLPPLTHSSSPFGPLIAIQLERLFGIYWKRGFSCHPVDNIVT